In Chitinophaga nivalis, a single genomic region encodes these proteins:
- the nhaA gene encoding Na+/H+ antiporter NhaA has product MIQDAVKKFRKTLLSPIYTFLKDSRAVGIVLIICTIASMILANSGVQESYVSFWNALFDPAGGHHYQYRSLHLPNSYLLWINDGMMVLFFFLVGMEIKRELTVGELSSVRKSILPVLAAIGGMLFPALIFALFNKNTAHAHGWGIPMATDIAFSLGILSLLGKRVPVSLKIFLMALAIIDDLGAILTIAIFYTPHLDVQYLLIGGGVLLIPILLNFLKVERLILYYIPGIVLWYCLFNSGVHATIAGVLLAFCIPQHKIADLVHNLHDPVNFIIMPVFALANTAIQLPADIWGALHNNISYGVIAGLVLGKPLGIFFFSFTAVKLKLASLPSKAGWLQLIGIGLIAGIGFTMSIFIASLAYKERDLQIIAIISVIVASLVAGLAGFVFLRLLKQPPLIKKM; this is encoded by the coding sequence GTGATTCAGGATGCTGTTAAGAAATTTCGCAAGACATTATTATCTCCTATTTATACCTTTCTTAAAGATAGCCGGGCGGTAGGTATTGTGCTGATCATCTGCACCATTGCCTCTATGATACTGGCTAACTCCGGTGTACAGGAGTCCTACGTGTCTTTCTGGAATGCACTCTTTGATCCGGCAGGCGGACATCATTACCAATACCGTTCCCTGCATTTACCCAACTCCTATCTGTTATGGATAAACGATGGGATGATGGTATTATTCTTTTTCCTGGTAGGGATGGAAATCAAACGTGAGCTGACGGTAGGCGAGCTTTCTTCCGTGCGTAAATCCATACTGCCTGTACTGGCAGCGATTGGTGGTATGTTGTTTCCTGCCCTGATCTTTGCGTTGTTCAATAAAAACACCGCGCATGCACATGGCTGGGGGATTCCGATGGCCACTGATATTGCCTTTTCACTAGGTATACTTTCCCTGTTGGGCAAAAGAGTACCTGTGAGTTTAAAAATCTTCCTGATGGCGTTGGCTATTATTGACGACCTGGGCGCCATCCTGACCATTGCTATTTTCTACACACCACACCTGGATGTACAATACCTGCTGATTGGCGGTGGTGTATTGCTGATTCCTATATTACTGAATTTCCTGAAAGTAGAGCGGCTTATACTCTATTACATTCCTGGTATTGTATTATGGTATTGCCTGTTCAACTCCGGCGTACATGCTACTATTGCCGGTGTGTTGCTGGCCTTTTGTATTCCGCAGCATAAAATTGCGGACCTGGTACATAACCTGCATGATCCGGTGAATTTTATTATTATGCCGGTATTTGCACTAGCCAATACTGCTATCCAGTTACCCGCCGATATCTGGGGCGCCCTTCACAACAACATCAGTTATGGCGTGATTGCCGGCCTGGTATTGGGTAAACCCCTGGGAATTTTCTTTTTTTCTTTTACCGCAGTAAAACTCAAACTAGCATCACTCCCATCAAAAGCAGGCTGGTTGCAGCTCATAGGCATTGGCCTCATCGCAGGGATTGGTTTTACCATGTCTATTTTCATCGCCTCGCTGGCCTATAAAGAAAGGGATTTACAGATTATTGCCATTATATCTGTTATTGTAGCCTCTTTGGTAGCCGGGTTAGCAGGTTTTGTATTTCTGCGGTTGTTGAAACAACCACCACTGATCAAAAAAATGTAG
- a CDS encoding OstA-like protein, whose product MHRYIKTGLFLAIIYLAAILPARAQFPARPAPKPGTVIEIIQADTLITIEHDSVNVTKFIGHAIFKQGTTIFHCDSAIKNNKTNIIDAYGHIHINQADSVHIYGKYLNYDAGTRMATLKEDARLTDGKVTISGPELQYDMNAKIGTYLHGGKLVNGNSVLTSEEGFYYTETKEMHFQRNVLLVNPEYTLTTNALLYNTDTKIATIIEPTTINNNGSIMYATQGYYNTDKGYGNFGNRPTIEDSTGTITADNIEMDKQTGMAYATGNMVYRDTIRKMSLLANHGIVNQREKTILATQKPLLIMEKNKDTLYLAADTLFSGVIKPDDSLSIPSVAGLKRIPASPTKDIRPVKTIRPPEKFTATIPFIARGDSAALRQQAHVPENVMKFIADSTLASTKNRIDSGILKTVKTAPLSNIAARDSLPGVRHFTDSIALKKPKDTTEQRYILAYHHVRIFSDSLQGVADSVFYSSRDSIFRFFGSPVLWSNNTTQLSGDTILMYTKNQTADKMLLNKNGFIINEAGPGMYNQIKGNNITGYVLGESLDWMHVEGNAETINYIKDQGGAYMSVNKAMCAIINIYFKAGEVNKVVMVKDPEGTVYPFTQRPMEQLQLENFKWDIQRKPKTKYELMK is encoded by the coding sequence ATGCATCGATACATAAAAACAGGACTTTTCCTGGCTATTATATACCTGGCGGCAATATTGCCCGCCAGGGCCCAGTTTCCGGCAAGACCTGCCCCGAAACCAGGTACCGTAATTGAAATTATCCAGGCCGATACATTGATCACGATCGAACACGACTCTGTGAATGTAACCAAGTTCATTGGCCATGCCATCTTCAAACAAGGTACCACCATCTTTCATTGCGATAGCGCAATAAAAAACAATAAAACCAATATTATCGACGCCTACGGGCACATTCATATTAACCAGGCCGACAGCGTACACATCTACGGTAAATACCTGAATTATGATGCCGGCACGCGCATGGCTACACTAAAAGAAGATGCCCGCCTGACAGATGGTAAAGTAACCATCTCCGGCCCGGAACTGCAGTATGATATGAATGCCAAGATAGGCACCTACCTGCATGGCGGTAAACTGGTAAACGGCAATAGTGTATTGACCAGTGAAGAAGGTTTTTATTATACGGAAACAAAAGAAATGCACTTCCAGCGGAATGTATTACTGGTAAATCCGGAATATACCCTTACCACCAATGCCCTGCTCTATAATACAGATACCAAAATAGCTACCATCATTGAGCCGACTACCATTAACAACAATGGTAGTATCATGTATGCTACCCAGGGATACTATAACACCGATAAAGGTTATGGTAACTTCGGTAACCGGCCCACCATTGAAGATAGTACCGGTACCATTACGGCCGATAATATAGAAATGGATAAACAAACCGGCATGGCGTATGCCACCGGTAATATGGTGTACAGAGACACGATCCGTAAAATGTCACTGCTCGCCAACCACGGTATTGTGAATCAACGCGAAAAAACGATCCTCGCTACACAAAAGCCGCTGCTGATCATGGAAAAAAACAAGGATACCCTGTATCTGGCGGCAGACACCTTATTTTCAGGGGTGATCAAACCGGATGACAGCCTGTCTATTCCTTCCGTAGCCGGCCTGAAAAGAATTCCGGCCTCGCCTACCAAGGATATCCGGCCCGTGAAAACGATCCGGCCACCGGAAAAGTTCACGGCCACCATTCCTTTTATTGCCCGGGGCGACTCTGCTGCACTACGCCAGCAGGCCCATGTACCGGAAAATGTGATGAAGTTTATTGCCGACAGCACGCTGGCCAGCACCAAAAACAGAATAGATTCCGGCATACTCAAAACCGTAAAGACAGCTCCGTTGTCGAATATAGCGGCGCGTGACTCCTTACCGGGCGTACGGCATTTTACCGACAGTATTGCCTTAAAGAAACCAAAAGATACCACCGAACAACGCTATATCCTGGCCTACCACCATGTAAGAATCTTTTCTGATTCCCTGCAAGGCGTGGCCGACAGCGTATTCTATTCCTCCCGCGACTCCATCTTCCGCTTCTTTGGAAGCCCGGTGCTGTGGTCTAACAATACCACCCAACTCAGCGGCGATACCATCCTGATGTATACGAAAAACCAGACAGCCGATAAAATGCTGCTCAATAAAAATGGTTTTATCATCAATGAAGCCGGCCCGGGTATGTATAACCAGATCAAGGGGAATAATATCACCGGCTATGTGCTGGGTGAATCCCTCGACTGGATGCACGTAGAGGGTAATGCCGAAACGATCAATTATATCAAGGATCAGGGAGGAGCCTATATGAGCGTCAACAAAGCCATGTGCGCCATCATCAATATCTATTTCAAAGCAGGTGAAGTGAATAAAGTAGTGATGGTAAAAGATCCGGAAGGTACTGTGTATCCTTTTACACAACGCCCAATGGAACAACTACAGCTGGAGAATTTCAAATGGGACATCCAGCGAAAGCCCAAGACCAAATATGAGCTGATGAAATAA
- a CDS encoding MlaD family protein, with translation MLKLSNETKVGILTVLGITLLVLGFNLLKGKSLFSSNQTIYAVYKQVNGLQPSNAVQVNGLIIGNVTKLDIMNNDPSRILVTLTLKKKVPIPRNSVARISSDLLGTKTVQMDLGNASEYLKNGDTIYASVDGSMTDALKEQLNPLVKKLEGTLSNIDSVLITVNNILDTTAKGNLQDAIRNLNVTMRNFTHTSASLNGMLDPKSGNIQQTFNNLASITGNLKDNNAKITGILDNAQKATDALAKGNIDKTLSQLQQTVTNLNQTIAKLNTTDGTAGLLLNDKKVYNNLQYSLGNLNKLLEDLRVNPKRYVHFSLFGKKDKTKPLPSDSVTVQ, from the coding sequence ATGCTCAAATTATCTAATGAAACTAAAGTAGGCATATTGACGGTGCTGGGAATTACCTTACTGGTACTGGGTTTTAATTTATTGAAAGGAAAAAGCCTGTTTTCAAGTAACCAGACTATTTATGCCGTATATAAGCAGGTAAATGGATTACAGCCATCCAACGCTGTACAGGTAAACGGTTTAATTATAGGTAATGTGACCAAGCTGGATATCATGAATAATGACCCTTCCAGGATATTGGTAACGCTGACCCTCAAAAAGAAAGTTCCGATTCCCCGCAACTCTGTAGCCCGTATCAGCAGCGATCTGCTGGGTACCAAAACCGTACAGATGGACCTGGGTAACGCCAGCGAATATCTGAAAAACGGAGATACCATCTATGCTTCTGTTGATGGTTCCATGACCGACGCACTGAAAGAACAACTGAACCCGCTCGTAAAAAAACTGGAGGGTACCCTGAGTAATATTGATTCTGTACTGATCACGGTAAATAATATCCTGGATACAACTGCCAAAGGAAACCTGCAGGATGCCATCCGGAACCTGAATGTTACCATGCGTAACTTCACCCACACGTCTGCTTCTCTCAATGGCATGCTGGATCCTAAAAGCGGTAATATCCAGCAGACTTTCAATAACCTGGCGTCTATCACAGGCAACCTGAAAGACAACAATGCAAAAATTACCGGCATCCTGGATAATGCCCAGAAAGCAACAGACGCACTGGCAAAAGGGAATATCGACAAAACCTTATCACAACTGCAGCAGACTGTCACCAATCTGAATCAGACCATTGCGAAACTCAATACCACCGATGGTACGGCCGGCCTGTTGCTGAACGATAAAAAAGTGTACAACAACCTGCAATACTCGTTGGGTAACCTGAATAAACTACTGGAAGATCTCCGCGTCAATCCTAAACGTTACGTACATTTCTCCCTGTTTGGCAAAAAAGATAAAACGAAACCATTACCAAGCGACTCCGTAACGGTTCAATAA